GCAGCATCGTGACGCCGGCGCCGAGCAGCGCCAGCCAGGCCTGCCAGCGCTCGAACGGGAAGTAGAGGCCGAGCGACTCCGGCGCCGGTGCCATCGCGAACGACAGCCCGGCGTCGCCGCCGAAGAGCCCGTCGAACGTCGTGGTCACCGCCGGGACGCTGGCCGCGACCGCGAGCGTCGCACCGGCGAGGTACGGCCCGTGCAGGCGGGCGGCGGCGACCCCGATCACCGCGCCGAGCACGGTCGCGGTGGCCACACCGGACAGCACCGAGACCAGAAGGTGCCACTGCGCCTCGCCGCCCAGCGCGTCCTGCACCAGCGCGACCGTGTACGCGCCGCAGGCCATCAGCGCGCCGTGGCCGAGCGAGATCTGCCCGTTGAAGCCGGTGAGCAGGATCAGGCCGGGCAGCACGCAGAGGTACGCGCCGATCGTGGCGAGCTGGTAGTTGCGGAACGGCGTGATCTGGTAGGTGGCGATGACCACCACGACGCCGATCACGACCGCGATCAGCAGGTGGCGCAGCAGCGTGTTGCCGCGGCGGACCGGCGGAGCGCCGGCCCCGCCGGCCCGGCGCACCAGACCCGGCACGGTCGAGGCCGCCGGCCGGGGCGTCTCGGTGTTCTCGGCGCTCGCCGTGTTCTCGGTGCTGTCTGCGTCCCCCGGTGCCGTCGCGGACGACGGCACCCCGTTCGTGTCGACCATCTGGGGATTCGCTCCGTTCGACAAGCCGCTCACACCCGCCTCGCCTGGGGAACGGCGAACAGACCGCCGGGCCGCACCAGTAGGACGACGACCAGCAACGCGAGCACGGCCAGCGGCGTCGCGTCGCTGCGGATGTAGCCGCCGACATAGGACAGGAGAACTCCGACGATCAGCCCGCCGATCACCGCGCCGGCCGGGCTGTCCAGCCCGCCGACGACCGCCGCGGTGAACGCCGCCACGAAGATGTCGTCCATCGCGGTCGGGTGCAGGCCCAGCTCGGTCGGGATGACGAGCAGCCCGGCGAGCGAGCCGACCACCGCCGCCAGCACCCAGCCGAGCGTCCGCATCCGTGCGACGTCGACGCCGAGCAGGCGGGACACCTCCGGAGCGAACGCCGAGGCACGCATCCGCAGGCCCAGCGGCGTCCGGGTGAACAGCAGGGTGAGCAGTACGAGCAGCACCGTCACGACGGCGAAG
The nucleotide sequence above comes from Cryptosporangium minutisporangium. Encoded proteins:
- a CDS encoding branched-chain amino acid ABC transporter permease, whose product is MDRFVFLTLDGLSKGAVYAAFALALVLIWRGTRVVNFAQGAMAVATVYVAYSVSNATDSYWLGFAAAIIAAALLGAVIEVVVARRVHDAPPLNAIVVAIGLVLLLQAVLGMIYTNEYLAFAAPFSERALTAGGLTLLSPYDLFVFAVVTVLLVLLTLLFTRTPLGLRMRASAFAPEVSRLLGVDVARMRTLGWVLAAVVGSLAGLLVIPTELGLHPTAMDDIFVAAFTAAVVGGLDSPAGAVIGGLIVGVLLSYVGGYIRSDATPLAVLALLVVVLLVRPGGLFAVPQARRV
- a CDS encoding branched-chain amino acid ABC transporter permease, with translation MVDTNGVPSSATAPGDADSTENTASAENTETPRPAASTVPGLVRRAGGAGAPPVRRGNTLLRHLLIAVVIGVVVVIATYQITPFRNYQLATIGAYLCVLPGLILLTGFNGQISLGHGALMACGAYTVALVQDALGGEAQWHLLVSVLSGVATATVLGAVIGVAAARLHGPYLAGATLAVAASVPAVTTTFDGLFGGDAGLSFAMAPAPESLGLYFPFERWQAWLALLGAGVTMLLLTNLVRSRFGRTLRAVRDDEVAASLAGIHVARVQVLAFVVSAAGAGLGGALFAVLAQSVSPGAYGLTLSLNLMLAIVLGGLGGLRGALWGAIVLVALQPLADAATRGFSFSPEVQQRLDGTLPLAVFGLALIVVMTTAPGGIDGLVSRATRRLGQLGRRSPR